From a single Alloactinosynnema sp. L-07 genomic region:
- a CDS encoding SchA/CurD-like domain-containing protein — protein MPYAAISYRVKPGHDEEIAEIFANFKRVKRPELHDVEGQESGKLLGTAVFIDHDVVVRVIHYSGDFADIARKMAAESGVHTLESKLAPYLAEQRDTTTSEGFGEYFRNATMRCISQLSVDTLQGAKQPTGV, from the coding sequence ATGCCGTACGCGGCGATCAGCTACCGGGTCAAGCCCGGCCACGACGAGGAGATCGCGGAGATCTTCGCGAACTTCAAGCGCGTGAAGCGCCCCGAGCTGCACGACGTCGAGGGCCAGGAGTCGGGCAAGCTGCTCGGCACCGCGGTCTTCATCGACCACGACGTCGTCGTCCGGGTCATCCACTACTCCGGCGACTTCGCCGACATCGCGCGCAAGATGGCGGCCGAGAGCGGCGTGCACACGCTGGAGAGCAAGCTCGCCCCCTACCTGGCCGAGCAGCGCGACACCACCACGTCGGAAGGCTTCGGCGAGTACTTCCGCAACGCGACCATGCGCTGCATCTCGCAGCTGTCGGTCGACACGCTGCAGGGTGCCAAGCAGCCGACGGGCGTCTGA
- a CDS encoding DUF1772 domain-containing protein, protein MVEDILEIVVVLGTGTTTGALFAVALSTLPALFAMPPDRYIYSLKLLGRNWDPTMPIIVLTSTIIAIVLAFLGPNGQARVLYGVGAGLLIAVSVISHFANVPINRQMRKVDPDNMPADWEDPRPLWRVYHTSRTVCAFLALGVVGWAAVVG, encoded by the coding sequence ATGGTCGAGGACATTCTTGAGATCGTGGTCGTCCTCGGCACGGGCACGACCACGGGCGCTCTGTTCGCGGTGGCGCTGAGCACGCTGCCCGCGCTCTTCGCTATGCCACCGGATCGGTACATCTATTCGCTGAAACTGTTGGGCCGCAACTGGGACCCGACGATGCCGATCATCGTGCTCACCTCGACGATCATCGCCATCGTGCTCGCGTTCCTGGGGCCCAACGGCCAGGCGCGCGTGCTCTACGGCGTCGGCGCGGGGCTGCTGATCGCCGTGTCGGTGATCTCGCACTTCGCGAACGTGCCGATCAACCGGCAGATGCGCAAGGTGGACCCGGACAACATGCCTGCGGACTGGGAGGACCCTCGTCCACTGTGGAGGGTCTATCACACGTCCCGCACGGTGTGCGCGTTCCTCGCCTTGGGTGTGGTCGGCTGGGCCGCGGTCGTCGGCTGA
- the asnB gene encoding asparagine synthase (glutamine-hydrolyzing), which yields MSGLVGWVDFSSRDLERESAVISAMTETLASRGPDGQQVWARANVGLGYRSLAIGSKPTGQQPHVQSTADGQIAVCVTGTPTGLGELGAWLRTKGRGCAPDASPAELIANAYLEGGAQAVVRLTGAFAIVIWDGRSDELTLIRDRFGNQPLYYWVTDAGVIFGSERKALFAHPETEAAVDIDGMRELFSYAGTAGHGIFVGVKQLEAAEILRFNRAGLRREQYWRLTTEEHTDDQAATIRNVRELLSDSVAAQMGDADGVGIMLSGGVDSSAVTALAADALKRNGGGPLRTFTVTFAEHAKNFTPDEVWATPDAPYVKDMVAHVGAEHTDVVLDTADILDPEARRITLAAKDVPSPLGNMNTSLYLLNREVSNHVNAALLGEIADAVFGGFAWVHNPQLAAANTMPWIAMAHYGGGKHGMGGDLLHPDLLAKLELNDYCTAAFESSVAQVEHLDGESDVDRQMRRIGYLHLTRWLETLLAHDESIGMAAGLEARMPFCDHKLVQYVYNTPWAIKSFDGQEKSLLRAAVADLLPESIRTRPKSPYPVTQDPAYGKWLVDGLGAIANDPTSPAAALINQQAVAELRADHSVLDSGMRAWVARANVEMILGLDAWLRQYNVRVEV from the coding sequence ATGTCTGGGTTGGTCGGTTGGGTGGATTTCTCCTCCAGGGACCTGGAGCGGGAATCGGCGGTAATTTCCGCCATGACAGAGACCTTGGCCAGTCGCGGCCCGGACGGGCAGCAGGTGTGGGCCCGCGCGAACGTCGGCCTTGGCTACCGTTCGCTGGCCATCGGTTCCAAGCCGACCGGCCAGCAGCCGCACGTCCAGTCCACTGCGGACGGTCAGATCGCGGTTTGCGTTACCGGGACCCCGACGGGTCTCGGTGAGCTCGGCGCGTGGCTGCGGACCAAGGGCCGGGGCTGCGCGCCGGACGCCTCGCCCGCCGAGCTGATCGCCAACGCCTACCTTGAGGGCGGCGCACAGGCGGTTGTTCGGCTCACCGGTGCCTTCGCGATCGTGATCTGGGACGGCCGAAGCGACGAGCTGACGCTGATCCGCGACCGGTTCGGCAACCAGCCGCTGTACTACTGGGTGACCGACGCCGGGGTGATCTTCGGCTCGGAGCGCAAGGCGCTCTTCGCCCACCCCGAGACCGAGGCGGCCGTCGACATCGACGGCATGAGGGAGCTGTTCTCCTACGCGGGCACCGCGGGTCACGGCATCTTCGTCGGGGTCAAGCAGCTCGAAGCGGCCGAGATCCTGCGCTTCAACCGGGCGGGCCTGCGCCGCGAGCAGTACTGGCGCCTGACCACCGAGGAACACACCGACGACCAGGCCGCCACGATCCGCAACGTGCGTGAGCTGCTGTCGGACAGCGTGGCCGCGCAGATGGGCGACGCCGACGGCGTGGGCATCATGCTGTCGGGCGGTGTCGACTCGTCCGCGGTGACCGCGCTCGCGGCCGACGCGCTCAAGCGCAACGGCGGCGGACCGCTGCGGACCTTCACCGTCACCTTCGCCGAGCACGCGAAGAACTTCACCCCCGACGAGGTGTGGGCCACCCCGGACGCGCCCTACGTCAAGGACATGGTCGCCCACGTCGGCGCCGAGCACACCGACGTCGTGCTCGACACCGCCGACATCCTCGACCCCGAGGCCCGCCGGATCACCCTGGCGGCCAAGGATGTGCCCAGCCCGCTGGGCAACATGAACACCTCGCTGTATCTGCTCAACCGCGAGGTCAGCAACCACGTGAACGCGGCGCTGCTCGGCGAGATCGCCGACGCGGTGTTCGGCGGGTTCGCGTGGGTGCACAACCCGCAGCTCGCCGCGGCGAACACCATGCCGTGGATCGCGATGGCCCACTACGGCGGCGGCAAGCACGGCATGGGCGGCGACCTGCTGCACCCCGACCTGCTCGCCAAACTGGAGCTCAACGACTACTGCACCGCGGCGTTCGAGTCCTCCGTCGCGCAGGTCGAGCACCTCGACGGCGAGAGCGACGTCGACCGGCAGATGCGCCGCATCGGCTACCTGCACCTGACCCGCTGGCTGGAGACCCTGCTGGCGCACGACGAGTCGATCGGCATGGCCGCGGGCCTGGAGGCCCGGATGCCGTTCTGCGACCACAAGCTGGTCCAGTACGTCTACAACACCCCGTGGGCGATCAAGTCGTTCGACGGCCAGGAGAAGAGCCTGCTGCGCGCGGCGGTCGCCGACCTGCTGCCCGAGTCGATCCGCACCCGGCCCAAGAGCCCGTACCCGGTCACCCAGGACCCGGCCTACGGCAAGTGGCTCGTCGACGGCCTCGGTGCGATCGCCAACGACCCGACCTCGCCCGCCGCCGCGCTGATCAACCAGCAGGCCGTGGCCGAGCTGCGGGCCGACCACTCGGTGCTCGACAGCGGCATGCGCGCGTGGGTGGCCCGCGCCAACGTCGAGATGATCCTCGGCCTCGACGCCTGGCTGCGCCAGTACAACGTCCGCGTCGAAGTCTGA
- a CDS encoding BTAD domain-containing putative transcriptional regulator, which yields MTPTAPKLRQVLALLAVHTNAVVRTDQLIEELWEDRPPLSAATTLQTYVYQLRKHYQLHSGGPLQGDVGDNGSSDPIPALRTSPNGYVLSLGDDALDADRFNRLAERGRGELDAGDLEGGASTLREALQLWRGPVLADITAGPVLQAAVVWYEELRNTIAELRIDADLQLGRHRELITELTRMAAEQPTHEGLQAKLMLALYRSGRRSDALRVYSNARTSLADQLGLEPSRELQRLQQAVLAAEPSPEPTKVAREVVQTARPAAVSPSQLPPGVPKFIGREKQLDDAQAVLTDPDLQAARVLVTVGAPGAGKSTFCTHLAHRVRGAFPDGQFYAELVGRDNTPIDPFTVLGGFLGAIGHRADQLPATLTERARVFRSWTADRKVLVVLDDAVDEEQIRPLLPSGPGCATVVASRRRMSDSSIARTIDLPPFDEAEGVRLLTDVLGRARVAGDMASVRDLVELCDGLPLAIRAAAAQLDLRPHWPIGRLVARMRQLQSCQTTSDDVPMFSSVRRSYQLLQGETQSAFRTVAPVLRSVSPRHAAEILGVDEWRAETLLEEMVQFQLAEVDEQDAGDNTVSSFHYRFRRPFTEVARSLDRAPTLDITPTLARRAEPAVPQAAGLSA from the coding sequence GTGACACCCACGGCGCCCAAGCTGCGCCAAGTGCTCGCCCTGCTCGCGGTGCACACCAACGCCGTGGTGCGCACCGACCAGCTGATCGAGGAGCTGTGGGAGGACCGCCCGCCACTGAGCGCGGCGACCACCCTGCAGACCTACGTCTACCAGCTGCGCAAGCACTACCAGCTGCACAGCGGGGGGCCGCTGCAGGGCGACGTCGGGGACAACGGCTCCTCGGACCCGATCCCGGCGCTGCGGACCTCGCCGAACGGCTACGTGCTGTCCTTGGGGGATGACGCGCTCGACGCCGACCGGTTCAACCGCCTTGCCGAGCGCGGCCGCGGCGAGCTCGACGCCGGTGACCTCGAAGGTGGCGCCAGCACGCTGCGGGAGGCACTGCAGCTGTGGCGCGGCCCGGTGCTGGCCGACATCACCGCCGGTCCGGTCCTCCAGGCCGCCGTGGTCTGGTACGAGGAGCTGCGCAACACCATCGCCGAACTGCGTATCGACGCCGACCTGCAGCTGGGCAGGCACCGCGAGCTCATCACCGAGCTGACCAGGATGGCCGCCGAGCAGCCCACGCACGAGGGTCTGCAGGCCAAGCTCATGCTGGCCCTGTACCGCTCGGGCAGGCGCTCGGACGCGCTGCGCGTCTACAGCAACGCCCGCACCAGCCTGGCCGACCAGCTGGGCCTGGAGCCCTCGCGGGAGCTGCAGCGCCTGCAGCAGGCGGTCTTGGCCGCCGAGCCGTCCCCGGAGCCGACCAAGGTCGCCCGCGAGGTCGTGCAGACGGCCCGCCCGGCCGCGGTCTCGCCGAGTCAGCTGCCCCCTGGCGTGCCGAAGTTCATCGGCCGCGAGAAGCAGCTCGACGACGCCCAGGCCGTGCTCACCGACCCCGACCTGCAGGCCGCGCGTGTGCTGGTCACCGTCGGCGCTCCCGGCGCGGGCAAGTCGACCTTCTGCACGCACCTGGCCCACCGGGTCCGCGGTGCGTTCCCGGACGGGCAGTTCTACGCCGAGCTGGTCGGCCGGGACAACACCCCGATCGACCCGTTCACCGTCCTCGGCGGCTTCCTCGGCGCCATCGGGCATCGGGCGGACCAGCTCCCGGCCACGCTCACCGAGCGTGCTCGCGTGTTCCGCAGCTGGACCGCCGACCGCAAGGTCCTGGTGGTCCTGGACGACGCGGTCGATGAGGAGCAGATCCGGCCGCTGCTGCCTTCCGGCCCCGGCTGCGCCACCGTGGTGGCCAGCAGGCGCCGGATGTCGGACTCGTCCATCGCCCGGACCATCGACCTCCCGCCGTTCGACGAGGCCGAGGGCGTCCGGCTGCTGACCGACGTCCTGGGCCGCGCCCGCGTGGCCGGGGACATGGCGTCGGTCCGCGACCTGGTCGAACTGTGCGACGGTTTGCCCCTGGCCATCCGGGCCGCCGCGGCGCAGCTCGACCTGCGCCCGCACTGGCCCATCGGACGGCTGGTGGCACGCATGCGTCAGCTCCAGTCGTGCCAGACCACGTCGGACGACGTCCCGATGTTCAGCAGCGTCCGCCGCAGCTACCAACTGCTGCAGGGCGAAACCCAGTCCGCCTTCCGCACCGTGGCACCCGTGCTGCGGTCGGTTTCCCCTCGCCACGCCGCCGAGATCCTGGGCGTTGACGAGTGGCGGGCGGAGACGCTGCTGGAGGAGATGGTTCAGTTCCAGCTCGCGGAGGTCGATGAGCAGGACGCTGGGGATAACACGGTCTCGTCTTTCCACTACCGATTCCGTCGGCCGTTCACTGAGGTGGCGAGGTCACTCGACCGTGCCCCCACTCTGGACATCACCCCCACTCTCGCTCGTCGTGCGGAACCTGCCGTTCCCCAGGCGGCGGGTCTGTCGGCCTAA
- a CDS encoding cupin domain-containing protein encodes MTATTDADVAGRVNNEKFTAAQVRVNRAAVDSNTRRGGDIRVTLSPKTVRSCSGFGGILKLAPGDFITEHYHPYSEEFIHVVEGELEMILNGEPIALGANDSLMVPIGVRHRLVNVGTSEAHVVFHLSPLAPRPELGHVDTEEAQRPELANPDVGGHP; translated from the coding sequence GTGACGGCCACCACTGACGCCGACGTCGCGGGCCGGGTCAACAACGAGAAATTCACCGCCGCGCAGGTGCGTGTCAACCGGGCAGCTGTTGATTCGAACACCCGCCGTGGTGGCGATATCCGGGTGACTTTGAGCCCGAAGACCGTGCGCAGCTGCTCTGGTTTCGGCGGCATCCTCAAGCTGGCCCCGGGTGATTTCATCACCGAGCACTACCACCCCTATTCCGAGGAGTTCATCCACGTCGTCGAGGGCGAGCTGGAGATGATCCTCAACGGTGAGCCGATCGCGCTGGGCGCGAACGACTCGCTGATGGTCCCGATCGGCGTTCGGCACCGTCTGGTCAACGTCGGCACCAGTGAGGCGCATGTGGTCTTCCACCTGTCGCCGCTGGCGCCGCGGCCGGAGCTGGGCCACGTCGACACCGAAGAAGCACAGCGGCCCGAGTTGGCCAACCCGGATGTGGGGGGACACCCGTGA
- a CDS encoding SchA/CurD-like domain-containing protein has product MPIAAISYDILPGFEDEIGEIFANFQRPASPTVPGDDGAEVARILGTAVFIKNDTMVRFIEYEGDLTEVAKFMAAQPGVQAFERKIVPYLSKPRDTATPEGFVRTFTDSTMRCLTLLGSTRIAAG; this is encoded by the coding sequence ATGCCCATCGCAGCGATCAGTTACGACATCCTGCCCGGGTTCGAGGACGAGATCGGCGAGATCTTCGCCAACTTCCAGCGCCCGGCCTCGCCCACGGTGCCGGGCGACGACGGCGCGGAGGTCGCCCGGATCCTCGGGACGGCGGTGTTCATCAAGAACGACACCATGGTTCGGTTCATCGAGTACGAGGGCGACCTGACCGAGGTCGCGAAGTTCATGGCGGCACAGCCCGGCGTCCAGGCGTTCGAGCGCAAGATCGTGCCGTACCTGTCGAAGCCGCGCGACACCGCGACCCCCGAGGGGTTCGTGCGGACGTTCACCGACAGCACCATGCGCTGCCTCACCCTGCTCGGGTCGACCCGCATAGCCGCGGGGTGA
- a CDS encoding TcmI family type II polyketide cyclase: protein MHRTLIVAKLKTSDPQEIANVFAESDATDLPHMVGVSRRTLFTFHDLYFHLVEADDDITPDLYKARSHPLYSKIHNDLLPLVFPYDPNWKEPKDAMANPFYVWDAKEGRTK from the coding sequence GTGCATCGCACACTGATCGTCGCCAAGTTGAAGACCTCCGATCCCCAGGAGATCGCGAACGTCTTCGCCGAGTCCGACGCCACGGACCTGCCGCACATGGTCGGTGTGTCCCGCCGGACCCTGTTCACCTTCCACGACCTGTACTTTCACCTGGTCGAGGCCGATGACGACATCACCCCCGACCTGTACAAGGCGCGCAGCCACCCGTTGTACAGCAAGATCCACAACGACTTGTTGCCGCTTGTTTTCCCGTACGACCCGAATTGGAAAGAGCCCAAGGACGCCATGGCGAATCCGTTTTACGTTTGGGACGCCAAGGAAGGTCGGACCAAGTGA
- a CDS encoding SDR family NAD(P)-dependent oxidoreductase — MDHGLHGKHVLVTGGSRGIGRATVHAFAKAGAKVVAVYHQPSDASQQLACELKELGDGHLLVQADVTDAASTAQLAEAVNVHFGGKLDVLVNNVGVDGRSAFGELAEEEWHRVMDHNVTSAYLVTNKVLDQLVEGASIVNIGSSLALRGRAFGVHYTASKAALIGLTRALCKELGPKGIRVNLVSPGVTETEPGGGLPPHVQQMIVGMTALGRMCQPEDVAGAVLYLAGATSKYVTGSTINVDGGV; from the coding sequence ATGGACCACGGCCTGCACGGAAAGCATGTCCTTGTCACCGGAGGCAGCCGCGGCATCGGCCGAGCCACCGTGCACGCCTTCGCCAAGGCGGGTGCCAAGGTCGTCGCCGTCTACCACCAGCCCAGTGACGCTTCCCAGCAGCTCGCCTGCGAGCTCAAGGAGCTCGGCGACGGCCACCTGCTCGTCCAGGCCGACGTCACCGACGCTGCCTCTACCGCGCAGCTTGCCGAGGCCGTGAACGTCCACTTCGGTGGCAAGCTCGACGTCCTCGTCAACAACGTCGGCGTCGACGGACGCTCGGCCTTCGGTGAGCTGGCAGAGGAGGAGTGGCACCGCGTGATGGACCACAACGTCACCTCCGCCTACCTCGTCACCAACAAGGTTCTCGACCAGCTCGTCGAGGGCGCCTCGATCGTCAACATCGGATCGTCGCTTGCTCTGCGCGGGCGGGCCTTCGGTGTCCACTACACCGCGAGCAAGGCCGCCCTCATCGGGTTGACGCGCGCGCTCTGCAAGGAGCTCGGTCCCAAGGGGATCCGGGTCAACCTGGTCTCGCCCGGCGTCACCGAGACCGAGCCCGGTGGCGGGCTGCCGCCGCACGTGCAGCAGATGATCGTCGGCATGACGGCGCTCGGCCGCATGTGCCAGCCCGAGGATGTCGCGGGCGCGGTCCTGTACCTGGCCGGTGCGACGTCCAAATACGTGACCGGTTCCACAATCAACGTCGACGGCGGCGTCTAG
- a CDS encoding CHRD domain-containing protein, giving the protein MRPTLVLAMVAVTAAAMTASSATADQRDANALHETLSGYQEDPAAVSTAATGRFHVKIDDSAQEIRYELSYSSLIGTITQAHIHFGGKAQSGGVSVFLCTNLGNGPAGTQLCPAAPATITGTIRPVDVIGPNAQGIAPGQFDELVAAVNAGATYVNVHTSQFPGGEIRAQLGHSH; this is encoded by the coding sequence ATGAGACCCACCCTCGTCCTCGCCATGGTCGCGGTGACCGCCGCGGCCATGACGGCAAGTTCCGCGACCGCCGACCAGCGTGACGCCAACGCGCTGCACGAGACGCTGTCGGGCTATCAGGAAGACCCCGCTGCCGTCTCCACGGCCGCCACCGGGCGGTTCCACGTCAAGATCGACGATTCCGCCCAGGAGATCCGCTACGAGCTGAGCTACTCCAGCCTGATCGGGACCATCACCCAGGCCCACATCCACTTCGGTGGAAAGGCGCAGAGCGGCGGCGTCAGCGTGTTCCTCTGCACCAACCTCGGCAACGGCCCCGCGGGCACCCAGCTGTGCCCGGCCGCGCCCGCCACCATCACCGGGACCATCCGCCCGGTCGACGTCATCGGTCCGAACGCGCAGGGTATCGCCCCAGGGCAGTTCGATGAACTGGTCGCCGCCGTCAACGCGGGCGCCACCTACGTCAACGTCCACACGTCGCAGTTCCCCGGCGGTGAGATCCGGGCCCAGCTCGGGCACTCCCACTGA
- a CDS encoding NAD(P)-dependent oxidoreductase, whose protein sequence is MTDKKVACLGLGGMGGGIAGRLTDLGWKPVLWNRSIEKAQTIAEGSGGVAITPAEAVTGVDVAMLSLADEPSVESVLFGENGVVSALRKGAMVVDMSTVSPEYSRQVTGRLNELGFRRVEANLVGNPMQARAGAARVLAGGATEDIDEVRELLTVIGRQLVELGAIGVAATLKLALNALLGSQVVALAEVVNYGVEAGLDRDLLLRTIAESAFSSPVMSHRANLMREEKYVPAGFRSVLMEKDLRLTVADAAIQGVQLPVIATAARRYERMVAAGKGELDAAAILDQQFADAGDETKSQVSAS, encoded by the coding sequence ATGACTGACAAGAAGGTGGCCTGCCTCGGCCTGGGCGGCATGGGCGGCGGCATCGCGGGCAGGCTCACCGACCTCGGCTGGAAGCCGGTGCTGTGGAACCGGTCCATCGAGAAGGCCCAGACGATCGCCGAGGGTTCCGGCGGCGTCGCGATCACTCCGGCCGAGGCGGTCACCGGGGTCGACGTGGCGATGCTGAGCCTGGCCGACGAGCCGTCGGTCGAGTCGGTCCTGTTCGGCGAGAACGGCGTGGTCTCCGCGTTGCGCAAGGGCGCCATGGTCGTGGACATGTCCACTGTGTCCCCCGAGTACTCCCGCCAGGTCACCGGCAGGCTCAACGAGCTGGGCTTCCGCCGGGTCGAGGCGAACCTTGTCGGCAACCCGATGCAGGCCCGCGCGGGTGCGGCCAGGGTGCTGGCCGGTGGCGCCACCGAGGACATCGACGAGGTGCGTGAGCTGCTCACCGTCATCGGCCGCCAGCTCGTCGAGCTGGGCGCGATCGGCGTGGCCGCCACGCTCAAGCTCGCCCTCAACGCGCTGTTGGGCAGCCAGGTCGTCGCGCTCGCCGAGGTCGTCAACTACGGCGTCGAGGCAGGCCTGGACCGGGACCTGTTGCTGCGCACCATCGCCGAGAGCGCGTTCAGCTCCCCGGTGATGTCGCACCGCGCGAACCTGATGCGCGAGGAGAAGTACGTCCCCGCCGGTTTCCGTTCCGTGCTCATGGAAAAGGACCTGCGACTGACCGTGGCCGACGCCGCGATCCAGGGTGTTCAGCTCCCGGTGATCGCCACCGCCGCGCGCCGCTACGAGCGGATGGTCGCCGCCGGTAAGGGAGAACTCGACGCTGCGGCGATCTTGGACCAGCAGTTCGCCGACGCGGGCGACGAGACCAAGTCCCAGGTTTCCGCGAGTTAA
- a CDS encoding peptide MFS transporter, giving the protein MASAITSVDSAVDGERGRIFRDQPRWFSTLFMVDMWERFSFYGMTAILYLYLSAPESEGGFGLSTTNAAAVFGTYMSLMFMSALPGGWLADRVLGARKAVLIGGSLIAAGHYCMSVPARPSLYLGLLFVIAGTGLAKPAISSLVSSPYPNDTERREATISIFYMSIQISAFLAPIITGVLGEKVNWHLGFGAAAVGMTFGLIQYVAGNKRFGEVGVLPERPIERDRLSVVKRRVGYAAAVVVVLLTVDIVTGAFKFQHVLALCGLLIIVLPIVFYRALRRNPGLTEGDRSRLVAYMWLLGGTSVFWLLYAQGGSVLSEFAREHTDRVILGWEVPASWFQSAHPLFILILAPFFAMLWLKMRGKLDVPVKFAGALLFIGVSFLLMSLAAAVAVEAGLVSPAWLLTVFFLQVCGELALAPIAISFAVQIAPEGFTHQYLGLFWLFAALGAGLGGRLAALAENLPLSTYFLVFGLLAVVAGLLIAAGTGRLRRRLVA; this is encoded by the coding sequence ATGGCTAGCGCGATCACCAGTGTCGACAGCGCTGTGGACGGCGAGCGGGGCCGGATCTTCCGGGACCAGCCGCGGTGGTTCAGCACGTTGTTCATGGTCGACATGTGGGAGCGATTCAGCTTCTACGGGATGACCGCCATCCTCTATCTCTACCTTTCCGCGCCCGAGTCCGAAGGCGGATTCGGCCTGTCGACAACGAACGCGGCGGCGGTGTTCGGCACCTATATGTCGCTGATGTTCATGAGCGCGCTTCCCGGCGGCTGGTTGGCCGACAGAGTGCTCGGCGCGCGCAAGGCCGTGCTCATCGGCGGCAGCCTGATCGCGGCGGGCCACTACTGCATGTCCGTGCCCGCGCGGCCGTCGCTCTACTTGGGCCTGTTGTTCGTCATCGCGGGCACCGGACTGGCCAAGCCCGCCATCTCGTCGCTGGTCAGCAGCCCGTACCCGAACGACACCGAGCGCCGCGAGGCGACCATCTCGATCTTCTACATGAGCATCCAGATCAGCGCCTTCCTCGCCCCGATCATCACCGGCGTGCTGGGGGAGAAGGTCAACTGGCACCTCGGGTTCGGCGCCGCCGCGGTCGGCATGACCTTCGGCTTGATCCAGTACGTCGCGGGCAACAAGCGCTTCGGCGAGGTCGGCGTGCTGCCCGAGCGGCCCATCGAGCGCGACCGGCTGTCGGTGGTCAAGCGCCGCGTCGGCTACGCCGCCGCCGTTGTCGTCGTCCTGCTGACCGTCGACATCGTCACCGGCGCGTTCAAGTTCCAGCACGTCCTTGCCCTGTGCGGGCTGTTGATCATCGTGCTGCCGATCGTGTTCTACCGCGCCCTGCGCCGCAACCCCGGCCTGACCGAGGGCGACCGCAGCAGGCTCGTCGCCTACATGTGGCTGCTCGGCGGCACGTCGGTGTTCTGGCTGCTCTACGCCCAGGGCGGCTCCGTGCTCAGCGAGTTCGCCCGCGAGCACACCGACCGCGTGATCCTCGGCTGGGAGGTGCCCGCGAGCTGGTTCCAGTCGGCGCACCCGTTGTTCATTCTGATCTTGGCTCCGTTCTTCGCGATGCTGTGGCTGAAGATGCGCGGCAAGCTGGACGTGCCGGTCAAGTTCGCGGGCGCGCTGCTGTTCATCGGCGTGAGCTTCCTGCTGATGTCGCTGGCCGCCGCGGTGGCCGTCGAGGCCGGGCTGGTCTCGCCCGCGTGGCTGCTGACGGTGTTCTTCCTGCAGGTCTGCGGTGAGCTGGCGCTGGCGCCGATCGCGATCAGCTTCGCCGTGCAGATCGCCCCCGAGGGCTTCACCCACCAGTACCTCGGCCTGTTCTGGCTGTTCGCCGCGCTCGGCGCGGGCCTGGGCGGCCGACTGGCGGCGCTGGCGGAGAACCTCCCGCTGTCCACCTACTTCCTGGTCTTCGGGCTCCTCGCGGTCGTCGCGGGCCTGTTGATCGCCGCGGGCACCGGCAGGCTGCGCCGCAGGCTCGTCGCATGA
- a CDS encoding MarR family winged helix-turn-helix transcriptional regulator gives MLVERILQTLRDNAGRSLLLHQKIADGFGLNSTDLMCLDLARHETDLTAGRLAAITGMSTSAITAVLDRLSKAGLVERRRDEHDRRKVFVESTGRHEVEVQRAYAPLADAFRELLESYSERDLEMLHEFTKRNGELVSELIAIIEAERVAAKSAERKPEAAGKTP, from the coding sequence ATGCTGGTGGAGCGGATCCTGCAGACGCTGCGCGACAACGCGGGGCGAAGCCTGCTGTTGCATCAGAAGATCGCGGACGGCTTCGGCCTGAACTCGACCGACCTCATGTGCCTTGACCTGGCCAGACACGAGACGGATCTGACCGCGGGCAGGCTCGCCGCCATCACCGGCATGAGCACGTCCGCGATCACCGCGGTGCTGGACAGGTTGAGCAAAGCGGGCCTGGTGGAGCGCAGGCGCGACGAACATGACCGCCGCAAGGTGTTCGTGGAGTCGACCGGTCGACACGAGGTCGAGGTCCAGCGGGCATACGCCCCGCTGGCCGACGCCTTCCGCGAGTTGTTGGAGTCCTACAGCGAACGTGACCTCGAGATGCTGCACGAGTTCACCAAGCGCAACGGTGAGCTGGTCAGCGAGCTGATCGCGATCATCGAGGCCGAGCGCGTCGCGGCGAAGTCGGCCGAGCGCAAACCGGAGGCGGCAGGCAAGACGCCGTAA